From the genome of Sulfurimonas paralvinellae:
CAGTGCTAACACAATAGCAGTTAACATCGTTAGAATTGCCAAAATAAGTAAAGTAGCCGATGCCCCTGTATGTTTTCTTTTCAAGAGATGTCCGATGTGAACAAGTGCATGTATGAAGAGCATAGAAATAGATCCGATTGCTGCAATCTCTTTGAGATCAAAAAAGAGCATTAAGAGTGCTATGAATATGGCACTAATGATAAGTCCCTCTGTAGAGTGATATACATATCTTTTATATACATCAGGCAGTTCGCCGTTCTTTGCCATGTCATAGGTGACATTTGTTACGGCATAAAGGTTTGCATTGATGGATGAAGCTGTAGAAATCAGTGCAGCAATAGCCATAATTGTAAAACCGAGTTGACCAAATACGGGTTTTGCGGCTTCAGCCAAAGCATAATCCTGCGCTTTGATAATTTCAGGAAGGGTAAGGTTTCCAAAGACGGCAAAAGTTACAGCGACATATAAAATCATTACCAAACTTATAGCAACTATCATAGCTTTCATCATAAGTTTGGAAGGATCTTTCATATCTTCTGCCGTGTTTGTAATAACACGAAAACCTTCATATGCAAAAAAAGTGAGTGCAATCGCTGAAAAGAGATTTAAAACAGGCGGAGCATCTTTTAATGCAAGGTAATCGGGATGTACATAGAAAGAGACGACAACTGTAAAAATGATGATAATTGAGAGTTTTATAATGACAATCGTATTTTCACTTCTTGCTATGAGTGTGCTTCCTGCCAAGTTGATGGCGACAAAACTAAAAAGAATGATAAGTGCAAATATATTCGCATAATGCTCATTATGAGAAGAGAGCATCATGGAAGCATAAGTACCGAATGTTTTGGTTACCATCGCAAGTGCGACAATAGCTGAGAGATAAAATAAAACAGCAATGGAGCCGGAAAAAACTCCTTCTCCGTAACACTGCACAAGATACTCAACAATACCGCCGCGGCTTGGATATGCAGAGGCAAGTTTTGCGAGAGAATACCCACTCAGCAGTGCAATGATTCCACCGAGTATAAAAGAGATCCAAACAAGGTTTCCGGCAATGGCACCGGCTTCA
Proteins encoded in this window:
- a CDS encoding APC family permease produces the protein MKETKAFGLWSAVFLGIGSMVGAGIFVLLGEAGAIAGNLVWISFILGGIIALLSGYSLAKLASAYPSRGGIVEYLVQCYGEGVFSGSIAVLFYLSAIVALAMVTKTFGTYASMMLSSHNEHYANIFALIILFSFVAINLAGSTLIARSENTIVIIKLSIIIIFTVVVSFYVHPDYLALKDAPPVLNLFSAIALTFFAYEGFRVITNTAEDMKDPSKLMMKAMIVAISLVMILYVAVTFAVFGNLTLPEIIKAQDYALAEAAKPVFGQLGFTIMAIAALISTASSINANLYAVTNVTYDMAKNGELPDVYKRYVYHSTEGLIISAIFIALLMLFFDLKEIAAIGSISMLFIHALVHIGHLLKRKHTGASATLLILAILTMLTAIVLALQYTSKHIPNVGYFIAAGFFLAFLIEIGLRLFTHRTIKKQTL